In Portunus trituberculatus isolate SZX2019 chromosome 24, ASM1759143v1, whole genome shotgun sequence, a single genomic region encodes these proteins:
- the LOC123508266 gene encoding uncharacterized protein LOC123508266 isoform X2, which produces MSRDFGPETGTITIGTTFPTYEVEANGTTITVALSTITLGLVFYLPNLFGESPGNARVLPSFASPRSIQQDQRELLGQIEESMVAAGMDGHACVLRFICEMQANKFSHSSIFGEVLNLIFTPKPGGDASVLQDYIEAEMAGQSMQEATLRDPSVTQTLQPPTCAQQYSSCPVSMFAALRRMHARTDSGHSTREDRPHSFATNAAGG; this is translated from the exons ATGTCACGAGACTTCGGCCCTGAGACTGGCACCATCACCATTGGCACCACATTCCCAACGTACGAGGTGGAGGCTAATGGCACCACAATCACGGTCGCCCTCTCCACTATCACCCTTGGGCTTGTCTTTTATCTCCCCAACTTATTCGGAGAGAGTCCAGGGAATGCTCGTGTCCTGCCCTCCTTCGCGTCCCCTAG GAGCATCCAGCAGGACCAGAGGGAGCTGCTGGGGCAGATAGAGGAGAGCATGGTGGCTGCAGGGATGGATGGACATGCCTGCGTTTTACGGTTCATTTGTGAGATGCAGGCTAACAAATTCTCCCACTCGTCCATCTTCGGCGAGGTGCTCAATCTGATCTTCAC ACCCAAGCCAGGAGGGGACGCCTCAGTACTACAAGACTATATAGAAGCTGAGATGGCGGGACAGTCTATGCAGGAAGCCACTCTGAGGGACCCCAGCGTGACCCAAACACTGCAGCCCCCCACGTGCGCCCAGCAGTACTCCAGCTGCCCCGTCTCAATGTTCGCTGCCCTCAggcgcatgcacgcacgcactgaCTCTGGCCACTCCACGCGTGAAGACAGACCTCACTCCTTCGCCACCAATGCGGCGGGAGGATAG
- the LOC123508266 gene encoding uncharacterized protein LOC123508266 isoform X1 has product MTFDILLNPSSVVQPLRPVWIFLLQLSIPLGDTEIEAYEFAFTVLFSFRIQIQLYEVFNPTRRRRKKRRSIQQDQRELLGQIEESMVAAGMDGHACVLRFICEMQANKFSHSSIFGEVLNLIFTPKPGGDASVLQDYIEAEMAGQSMQEATLRDPSVTQTLQPPTCAQQYSSCPVSMFAALRRMHARTDSGHSTREDRPHSFATNAAGG; this is encoded by the exons ATGACGTTTGACATTCTCCTGAACCCTTCGTCAGTAGTGCAGCCGCTGAGACCTGTGTGGATCTTCCTGCTGCAGCTCTCCATTCCTCTCGGGGACACGGAAATTGAGGCCTACGAGTTTGCCTTCActgttctcttctccttccgcaTCCAGATTCAGCTTTACGAAGTGTTCAACCcgaccagaaggaggaggaagaaaagaag GAGCATCCAGCAGGACCAGAGGGAGCTGCTGGGGCAGATAGAGGAGAGCATGGTGGCTGCAGGGATGGATGGACATGCCTGCGTTTTACGGTTCATTTGTGAGATGCAGGCTAACAAATTCTCCCACTCGTCCATCTTCGGCGAGGTGCTCAATCTGATCTTCAC ACCCAAGCCAGGAGGGGACGCCTCAGTACTACAAGACTATATAGAAGCTGAGATGGCGGGACAGTCTATGCAGGAAGCCACTCTGAGGGACCCCAGCGTGACCCAAACACTGCAGCCCCCCACGTGCGCCCAGCAGTACTCCAGCTGCCCCGTCTCAATGTTCGCTGCCCTCAggcgcatgcacgcacgcactgaCTCTGGCCACTCCACGCGTGAAGACAGACCTCACTCCTTCGCCACCAATGCGGCGGGAGGATAG